The genomic window aaaagatattaaatcaaGACTATCTTCTTTAACGGAAGAGGATATTAAAGATCTTAAAAAGTTACCATCGATTGTTAACTATTTGCAAATTCAAAaggaatcaaataaaaatgaaaaagaacttaacgatgaaaaatttaaggtaaaacaataatgataactttatcattgtttttcaagtctatttaaatttatagacATTTAATgtcaaatactttttttaataggaTTTAATAGGAACATTATTGATGGACTTTCACAAATATATTACACGATTTTTAACAGTATTAAGATGCTTACACTCTTTAGTATCGACATTACCTAAGGCACAATTAGGAAAACAGGTATACATGACATAGTAAAGAAGCTTTCTTTATGatttcttaaaaatgaaaaaagaaaaaaaaaatatatatatatatatagacatatgtaagaagtaaatattaattaaaataataattatagttacGTGAAGTTTATACTAAAGCAGTTTATTCGAGTAATCTTACGGAGTCTCAGGAATATAAGGAATGCCTTCaactattaaattttttatcaaaggaAGAGCTTTTAACTAAATTAGAATCTATCGAGAAAATACTTGAGGATACGAAGGATcctattatgaaaaaatttcaagaaaatctTACTACACGTATAAGAGAAATCAAAGATGCTAGTTTGGACATTATTAGTGATGATACTAAAGAAATAGTAACTGCCAATGAGAGACTTACTCGAATACAATTGAAAGAGGTGATATTTTATgctattgatatttttttttatttcttttcacacactctctctctctcctgttgcaataattaaaaaaaaaaaaaaaaaaaaaaataagcattGTCTTACATTCTTTTCTACATTTGATCAAATAGAAATTACTAAGAATGAGTCAAACCCATAAACGTTCGCCGTACAAGCAAGCgcaaatcgatataataaattatttagatcATGAGATATTCAGAGTTCATCTAACGAATCCTAGTAAAGTACCAACTAACGAGATATTTTGTTACAACGATGGAAATGCAGTGAAACAACATATACGTGGTTCTGTTAGGGGTGCCATACATATGGGTTTAAACGATCCTCAAATGTACTTGCAGGTTAGTTAttataagtttcttttttttttttttaaacgtccTTTGAATCCTTTATATGATGTTtgttcatcttttctttcctttttctctttttcctcttcttcttcttcttcttcttcttctttttcttcttcttttcaaaaatgaGAACATTGCGTGCGCCAGGTAAAAGATTAATTGAAAgtgcatattttattatagtgtGATTGTTGCAAATTGGAGAACGAGGACGCCATTCCGGCAACACTGCCCGAtttaagtataatttataagctaCACTTGGAATCCAGGAAGCTAATCAATATGTACGACTGGTTGCAGGTAATGATCCTTTCCAGTGCTCGTGTTTACAGGTTAATCTCTCATACATTTATGGTCACGCACATGGCGGCAACCAGCCATAGTGCGCGTCCTGCTCATGTATATATTCTGCGTCTAACGATTTTAATCGCTATCCTATTTCGAGTTGATTTAGTTCGGGTCCGAGGATCGTAGGATTGCATGAAATCTCTTTTGATattgcacacacatacacatacacatatatataaatatatatatatatatagatatatatatatatatatatagatatatatagatatatatttataaaagtgtACGAGTTGAAATAGACGAGAAGATTTTCCACGatgaatttgaataaaaactTTACGATActtcgtaatattataaacgattTTACACCGCCATGATTTTCTATAATACTTGAATAATAATTCCTTTTATATCGACGgaatcttctttaatttttttttttgtttctttttttttttgagtatttttttttatgtcattttattaaataacgacaatgatgatgacgacgacgatgatgatgatgatgatgatgatgatgatgatgatgatgatgatgatgatgaatgatgaatgatgataatatttgaaatttgtagGCCTTTTCAACGATCGTAGATCCGGTTGAGGATATAGAGGAGGAACGGCAGATAGATCCTAAAATACAGTATcctttttaattagaattaacgataaaattggATTTATATTTCGcgaatagataatatttatatatatatatatatatatatatatatatatatatatatatatatatatatataaatatatatatatgagatcattttaattgatattttaatatcaatcgtATATGACGTTCGTATAGCTCGTATAAAGTTGAACTTctttaattcaatttcttcttctttttcttcttcttcttcttcttcttcttcttcttttcaaatcgcacttaattattaatctttttcttttcttttatattttccttaaattataataataataataataataataataataataataataataataataataatcgtcatcATAGAGCACGTTTCACACGAGCGGTTGCAGATTTACAATATCTAGGATTCATCAAGACGTCTAGGAAGAAAACCGATCACGTTAAGCGTCTCACTTGAGGATAATAAAgagtatttcctttttttttttctttttcatttttactgtttttttgtttttttttttttttttttttttttttttatcttttttatatatatgtatatttcttttttttttgctctttttctttttcttcttctttttttctttatcatcacgcaagtaatatttttgtaacgaaattaaaacgacgttgtaataaataaagatcatcgattattattaaagagaaaatatattaaagtgtgtgtatgtatgtgtgtgtgtgtgtgtgtgtatatatatatatatatatatatatatagatataaatatatgtactcACTGACGGATTTAGTCTTCAATAAAGAGcttataaatgcatatacaaataatttttaagatcccacattgaaataaattaattgcataaatatttatatatatgtatatatatatatattttctttttttcctttatttttttttccctcgttaCAACTGTTCATGCGAAcgacgaaatgaaaaataaattctcgttaaaattcgataatataattcgcaaatataaacattattattattatatatatttataccgatatttaatattattattattatatatatatatatatatatatatatatatatatacataacgaaaaaaagaaaaaaacaaaagaacatttattatctatataaaataaaatttatattccatacacactctctctctctctctctctctctctctctctctctctctctctctctctctctctctctctctttctgttttataGGGTTCCTCGTATCCCCACGAAGAGATCACGTTTATCCTTAAATATATCCTTGTACtcattcatacacacacacgtacatatatatatatatatacatatatacatacaaacatatatatacatttttatctatataataataacagagtGTTCTATcagaattcgaaagaaaaaaacgtgcTCCGTgttagtagtaatagtagtagtaatagtagtagtagtagtaatagtagtagtagtacgaATAATTTAATGCACGAGATGCATACCAATGATGCATGTTATAAATCTTCCATAGAATTCAACGATAAACGAATGGAATACTAAAACGTTTGGTGACGTTTATCGTTTCGTTCGCGACGTTCTCTTCTGCTAATCGTGAACGAtcgttttattctctttctctttcactcactctttctctctctctctctctctctggtaaCTTCCGcttttttcgaattaaaaaaaacaaaaaaaaagagcgagagagagagagagagagagaaagagagaaagtaaaaaaagaaagaagaaaacatctttcaatatttttttttatttttatttttttatatatttatttattcttttttttttaattttcttcccaCTTTCAATCCTTCCCCAataactatttctctctttgaaaaaaaaaaaaaaatatatatatatatatatatatatcgatcgtttgCTTTATCGTCGTCTTGATCGTGATCGAGAGCACCGTTTTCTCGTTTCGCttagtataaaatatacttgataaaaggggaaagagaaagaataaactgagaattaatagaagaagagaaaagaataacaaagagagagagagagagagagagagagagagagagagagagagagagagagagagggagggcgAGGTGAGATAGGGTGGAAATAGAAGGTGGGAGGTGGGTGGGTTCAGTTGTTACTGTTACTGTTCTGCTGCTTTTGCTGTTACTTATCATATTCAGCTGTACCTGTATTTTAACAATgaactgaaagagagagagagaaagagagagagagagagagagaaggaatatcaaaagaaattaattgaattccCCATGACGAACTTCCTTCCGTATAACGTGACAAGATTAAATCGTTTCCCATAATCATTTCAGACTATTTTTAATTCACTCTTagatttttacatattatctattatatattgcattcattattatttatatatatatatattttttataaatatatattaataataatatattgtatatattattattattattattattattattattattagtaatgtattatatatactattcttattatgtacgaattataatagaaaatcatAAACGTCATTTTTAATTGCATGGATTCCAATTAtcgagataatttttattttctcgtaaagAATCCGATTCTAAAGAATCTgattcgattattaaaaacaattttctatttcgataGAGTTTCTATTTGATCGAttgatttcaaaattaaataaataaataaataaataaataaataaataataacattgcCTTCGACGTATCCAATCTattgttttcatattttcaggATGTGACATCGATTATTGTTATGCAGGTTTTAATGAAatgcataatttttcttctttttttatttaattatgtttcttcttttttttttttttgaaaacaaGTCAAAAAGTTTTCTGATTTAAAGTTCAAGAAAGACGAGCGAGTTAAATGTACATCTCAAATTGTACGAGAAtacgacgtatatatattatatatgtatgtatacttacatatatgagagagagagagagagagagagagagagggagagatcgtgtaaaaaattgaagattCTAAATTTTTGTctaatttttgaataattctttttttcttccttttttttttcgagtgaTCCGCGAAATCTCCGTTTGATTCAATTTAgtttaattcgaaataaagtaaatctatttatacggttcaatttttgaataagatttatgaatgaatggggagagaggggggggcgggaatagaagaagaagaagaagaagaatgaaaaaaaaaaaaaagaacgaattgaCATAATAGAACGTTATTTGGAAAACTAAATCCATTTGTGTAGTTCGATAGCACATAAGATTGATGAATGTAcaaggaggagagagaaagagagagagagagagagagagagagagagagaaaaaaaaggaggaaagagaaaaagaaaaaaaagaaaaaaaaaaaaaagaaagaaagaaaatagttcAACATAATCGAGCGTCAGAAACTGAAACTATTTATGCAGATGCAAGTAAATAAGATTGATGAatgtatgaaaagaaaaaaaataaaaagaaaacaaccaaaaaagaaaagaagaagaaaaaaatagaaaagattgaaataaaaatcaaaatggtTGACATAATCGTATATCATTTATCATCTCCGATCTGATATGAAGGGCACAAGCCATTTTTAACGTGCCACTTGattaactataaaatattctgATTTGCAAGAACAGCTTACGGTGATATATTTCACGTACGATTCAATACAATGTAACAATAATTTGTTACATCTGTCAAAATCTGaacattgtttttatttatttatttatttctttttttttttattttcttttccttttgtgaATTTCGTCGTAAAAAGGtgaattaaattatagatGTATGCGTAACCCTTAacccccacccacccacctctctttttctctctctctctctctctctctctctctctctctctctctctctctctctatttctcgttttttGAAGGTCAAATTGTTTATTGAAAAACATGAATATGGAAAGGTCGTCAAGGTCTGGTGCATTCAATGTTGTGCTGATAATGTAATGACGAttaatatgagagagagagagagagagagagagagagagagagagagagagagagagagagagagagagagagagagagagagagagagagagagagagcagacagagagagatcaaTAGGGCAAATTTCACGATGATCGATGAACGTGTAATTACAGTACTGTTTACTAATTAGTATACGACcgataataattagtaattcCACACATAGCATAAGTTCATAtaggatatatacatagatatgttaATACATGCCAGTATATATTTCTAGTAACTGTTTAAACCTTGCTATGTCAAATACGAATACTAccagaagtatatatatatatatatatatatatatatatatatatatatgcgtgtgtgtgtgtgtgtgtgtttatgtgtaagaaaaagtaatataataattagaacaTTGAAAACTAAGTTGGTCTACcgtaataattatcatcgttttaATTAGAATATCTTGAGAGGTTTGCATTTTGTGATTAGAATTTCTATGGTAGCTGTATAGTACgtaatatgtaaaagaaaaagagagagagagagagagagagagagaaataaattgcaAGGAAAGTTTAAAGTTCGATACGTTTAGACGAGTTTTTATGGCTTGGTTTTAACTAAAAAGTTTTAGAAACTTTTCACAACGTGtcattctttttcgttttcttttgttttgttctggTTTGGTTTGGTTTTGTTTggttttgtttccttttttttttttttttttttttttttttttttttttttgtcactcTGATAAAAGTCCTGGACGGGTAACAAAACGATGCTCATTTTAATTCGGTGATGGCGGCGATCggatctttttcattctttttttttctttttttttctttttttcattttttcactttttctttttctttcctttttttctcatcttcgaCGTTGactaagaataaaagaaaatatttaaaaaattttatgatcgAGGCATCGATTTAAATGTTCCAatggaataaattaattaaaaaaaaaaaaaaaaaaaaaaaaaaaaaaaaaatgagagaaatatgaaagaagaaattttatatttaattcttgaattagatttataatatcgaaagaatATAGCATATGgttacattgaaaaaaattcaaaatcataattgtctaattttttttttttttcctttctttgaaaattgaaacacgtaaaaaattaaattcgaataaatttaaaagcacttgaaacgataataattttatctatacaagtgaacaattaaatttttcccaTACGTATTTTGACATACTACTAaccgaaaatgaaaataatacattaatttgataaataattatacgaacATTTTAAATTGTATCCTTTGAAATCGtatgaacaattttatttatatgaaaatagatcaaaaattatatttctcttacgGATATATTAAGAtctcatcgataaaaataaaaaatacaaatgctttaacgatattttattgatctaaataaattaatctttttttttttttctcttttttttctcttttttttttctttttttccttttctctcttgttttttttttaccctctCTTTGGCAGAGATTAAACGTCAGCACATTTTATTTAGATTCGCGATATGTCCGATAATAAGCAAGTTAAAATCAGGAATAAGTCAAAAATGGTGTTCATTCGTTTTTAGAACGATCGAACAGAAGAAGATGGTTGTTTCGAAAAGagggtcttttttttttttttagagagatACTCTGGGTGGTATCCGGACCGgtatttctctcctcttccatCCCTCCTCCCCTTCATCTACCACACCTTCCTGATCCACCCCCTCACCTTTCACGTCTGCCCTTCTCCTTACCCTACGAGGGAAAACTGATTCTCGTCgttttctttcgaagtatCTGAGAGAAAGTGGGTCTTCcgtagatttttcttttctcctcctcctcgtcctcgtccttctcgtcttcctcgtcctcctcaATCGGGAGGATGCCCGATAAAAGGAAGATCGATGACCCGTGAACTAGAACGATCTAGCTTGGAAAAATTCTTGAGGATAAACGGACCAAAAAGTAAAGAATCTTTATTACCGCGgcataattctttttttttttcttctcctttttttttttttttttttttgagaatatTTTGAGAGGGGGGTATCCATTATTCGTTCCGCGTATGGacgattttatatagaaaatattggaaataaattttctgatTCGACTTTGTAATCTCTgtctttttatacatatatatatatatatatatatatatatatatatatatatatatatgattattctaaaattttagagaatattttaaaaacaataaaaaaaaaaaaaaaagatattacagTTTGAGataagtaagaagaaaaatttttacttcAATTTTACGATTTTGCATTTCTACACAgtcatacatttttaattattatttaaaatcatatattcgagttcttcttttttttctttttgttttttcttccttttttttttttttctgtatattcCGATAAGAATATCTTTctggtttttctttcctttttcttttttcttttcttttcttttctttttttttttttcttttttttatttatttatttattttttttttttcctttttcaatgaCCTTATCGCGATacgtttaaattgaaatttgcaCGGGAATAATAAAATCCTAATGGCgtgtcattaattaattatacgtataaaattGCGATTAAACGAATAagtcaatagaaaaaaaaaaaaaaagaaaaaaagaaacgaggaaacaaaaaaatagagcaaaaaagaaaagaacaaaagtttGATACGCGTGTGAAAATTAtgaaacgataaagaagaaaagggtaGGGAATATAAATACGTTTCATTTTGAAACCTTCCTTGCTCCCTCTTCCCCTCCTCCACTACGCCATCCAACTCATCAATCTTCAAAccacgtttctttcttttacaaaacaattaaaaacaattacaaacaattaacaatattctttttcacgtatgtatatatctcagtatgtaaatatataaatatacatgtaaatagatataatatgggtacatataaatatcacgaacttttatcaataattgatCTGATGTCCTACGGAACGTTACCGAAGTATTCTCAAGAGTATAATTCGGAATAAATCGATGCGACGAATTAAACTGACGATTCTTAACGAGTTCTATCACGTCAACCATTCTAGCAGAGATATCTCTGTCCATAGGGATAAGTTAGTATTgtttacgtatatgtgtatacgcgCATctggtatgtatgtacatatgtatatatatatatacacatacacgtgtttctgtctctatgtatgtgtgtgtgtgtgtttgtgtttgtCTGTGAGTATAAGCTTGCATGAACTTTGGCATAGGAAACCATTCTCTGGAGAATGATACGATCAATACCAATCGAATAGTCAAAGTGGATGTATCAATTCGATTGATTGTATCCactaaacattttttaagtTGAAGAacactgtctctctttctttttgttttttcccttctctctctctctctctctctctctctctctctctctctctctctctttctctttctttcttcctctcttttttttttctttagcgatcgattaaaacgagataatacaaaaaaaaaaggatacgttgtttattaaaaaaaaaaaaaaaaaaaaaaaaaaaaagaaaaaaaaaaagaattttttttttgataacttTATTAACTAAAGTATTCCAATgataacgtttattattaaaagatcaatttttgattaatataatatttgtaatgtttatacatggaattaataatatcgatgacaaagcaaatatatatcgtatcgattaaataccattataatacttattatcgaattcttcaaatttatgatagtccatgtatatatatatatatatatatatatatatatatatatatatatatattaggttggaaactatgaaacgggcgtttttgtttagttatttattttcattcaatgcccgtttcatagtttccaacctaatatataaatattaggttgaaaactatgaaacgggcgtttttgtttagttatttattttcattcaatgcccatttcatagtttccaacctaatatacacatatatatatatataggtagatagaaaaagagaattttttaaaagtccTAGATacgatcaataattaattatgatatagaATCAAGTAATTGTACGATCAATAATTAACTAGGATATAGAATGAActaaaagagatttttatcTACTACTTTAACAAGTGAATGCTTGTTGTATCCCAAAGCCTTACTTGGATAGATAGGTCCATCCTATTCAGAGCTGCTTTCGTAGGTTACATAAGCGAGCTAAGCTTTCCTTCATCATGGTCTACCGCCTACCACACGGTAGGTGGTCCAGGGTCAAAGGCAACTGTAATCTCGCATGGTAGAATCCCTATCGGGGATATAGGCGTTAACCCTTctaagttctctctctctctctctctctctctctctctctctctctttaaccaACCCCCTCCCTCCTCACTCCTTTGATACACGAAATTGTTCTTGAATCGAGTATGATACGAGGAAGAAGTTGGTATAAGTGTATGGATAAAGTGAAATCGATCGTGTTCATGTGAACGGAACCATTTTGATTTAGAGCTGACCTTTCTAAAAGTACGTACTATATAAGATGTTATACTAACCGacagatattataaattttaacgatataccAACTTTGatccttatcttttcttctttttttttttttttttcttttttcttttttcttcttttttctttttctcccttttttctctgtctctctttcctttattattctttctttttcttttttttttttttttttttttttgcatttttacaCGAACGACAATAttacgtataattattaatgagatCATTGTTaaatgaatagaaatttttaaatgaataaaaaaagaaaaagaaacgtaattaatacataaaaaattattctacacAATTTCATCCTCGAagtatcgaattatttttcatataagaaataataatgattatataatatttttaattgttaaatcgattagtgataattaattaattaaattaataagactGAGATGATAATATTCATGTTCGATGTAAGAATGTATTTACAAGTGAAATGCGATAATGGACGATTGTTGagagaattaaattgaaaCTTGTGCACTTAGTTATattagagagagggagagagagagagagagagagagagagagagagagagagagagagagagagtgacatagagagagacagagagaaagtttATTTATAGTTTTAACTATATGATGTTAACCTATAATACAATTTCgtatttattcgaattttgTATTTACAAATGATTCGTCACAAGATGCATctcttatttactttctatcAAGATTGACGTTGGCGCGACGTAACAATAAGTAAACTGTTTACGAGAATGGCAAACCATTTCAAGAACGTAAACATTGCATGTCGAAGATGTCGTTGAGGCAAACGCTTAATGTGtcttctatgtatatatgtacatatgtatatatatatatatatatatatatatatatatatatatgtacacaaatATCCGCAAGTGAAGGAAGATTACAAGACACTGGTTGAAATCAGAACATCGTAGAGATTTAATCAACGAGTAAGGAACAATAATTCtacaaattaattgttttacaTCTTTGGTATGATTGTcattagatttaattaaaatatttcaattaacgaTTAATCACTTAACGACGATTTGGGATGGGGGAaggggaaggaagaaaaacaagtaacattattcgatatataaattattgatgaaGTATAAGCGATGCATTTTTATCTCATCGATTATacatcaaataataaatatatgtactaaattaatatatatatatatatatatatatatatatattaatgaaattaatctaCAACTGAAACTTTATCGAACGTATAataattcgttctttctctttctttttttattttctttcctttatttttacgtatcgtttaagggaaaaaataaaagaaaaaaggaaagatcatGGATACCTCTTATGAATAGACGTATTATCtcgcgttaaaaaaaaaaaaaaaagaaaaaagaaaagaaaaaaaaaaaaaaaaggaaaaagacagcacagtaaataaattcgaaaaattcttttattccttaaaAAAGGATTCAAAGTAGTTCCCTTTTAAAGCGTAAAAGTAGCTTCTAAAGACATTCGTTGTGTCTTTCAATATGGCTGGATAGTTTCCAAgacgatatacatacacacacacatacacagagagagagagagagagagagagagagagagagagagagagagatacatgtgtatatatatatatatatcgtcgttTTTCAGATGTGATGTCGTACTATTTTTCGTTTACCTCCTTCATCAAACCAGCTCACCtgaatcgtcgtcgtcgtcgtcgtctggGCGttcaacgataacgaaaagTTTAGCTGTTCGGCCATTATAACTTTTCACGaagcttccttccttccttccttccttccttccttcgttcgttcgttcgttcgttcgttcgttcgttcattccttCGTTGAAAGACGACTTACTTTGTTACCTTAGCCGATTTTCCATCGGGCGTCACCTCCTGCTATCATCGTGTAGTATCCCCATGCGTGTATTTTGTCATCGGTTTACCACCTTTGCGCGTTCTTATAGAATCCTCTTCCCTTTCCACTTACCTTTCCCACCCTTTTcatcaccctctctctctctctctctctttctctctcatctcacCTCTCAACCCTTCATCcataactctctctttctctctctctctctctctctctctttctctgtctctctctctctctctctctctctctctgtctctgtcttttttcaaCGTCTCTCTCACGTCGTTATACCGAAGAGCAAACGCGACTCTGCAGCTGCGTCCGCACGATGTTCTCATTGCTGTCCCAAATCTCATTTACCAGTACGTTTTCCATTGTGCCGAAGAGTTcacgtagtagtagtaatagtagtagtaataatagtaataatagtaatagtaatagtaatagtaatagtaatagtggtggttgtagtagtagtagtagtagtagttgagGAGTTTGCCCCTGAGGGAACATAGCAAAAGGGGTTAGAGAGGAGATTTCCTATGGTACCCTCTTTCGCCCGTATCCTCCCTTCCCCCTCGTCTA from Vespa velutina chromosome 18, iVesVel2.1, whole genome shotgun sequence includes these protein-coding regions:
- the LOC124955345 gene encoding origin recognition complex subunit 3 isoform X1, whose amino-acid sequence is MDKVSVSKGVFAHTGSYKIGRSKINQSLYDYFNEPWYIAYKEIWDSIQMKTESIRSNMIHQLISDLQSFVSSVKSNNIDIFDNEIPTAMLLTGINVPDHAKLFQKIVVQLRTLTMHVAILWSKDSNNIKNIVSDTVFQLINKKEEDDMEIKRTQCNMRALKLWYTTHCNPLDPIIIIISDFESFSPGVLHDFILILSSYSDKIKFILFFGIATTLHVVHRSLSYDATSKLKIKTQLFLFQVLHMQTQIKSLADILEGTIFSSDISFRLTGRAFQLLTDIFLFYDFSVDRFLQNYKLCMIQHFYGKNINSLCCRRKDIKSRLSSLTEEDIKDLKKLPSIVNYLQIQKESNKNEKELNDEKFKDLIGTLLMDFHKYITRFLTVLRCLHSLVSTLPKAQLGKQLREVYTKAVYSSNLTESQEYKECLQLLNFLSKEELLTKLESIEKILEDTKDPIMKKFQENLTTRIREIKDASLDIISDDTKEIVTANERLTRIQLKEKLLRMSQTHKRSPYKQAQIDIINYLDHEIFRVHLTNPSKVPTNEIFCYNDGNAVKQHIRGSVRGAIHMGLNDPQMYLQCDCCKLENEDAIPATLPDLSIIYKLHLESRKLINMYDWLQVMILSSARVYRLISHTFMVTHMAATSHSARPAHVYILRLTILIAILFRVDLVRVRGS
- the LOC124955345 gene encoding origin recognition complex subunit 3 isoform X3, with the translated sequence MDKVSVSKGVFAHTGSYKIGRSKINQSLYDYFNEPWYIAYKEIWDSIQMKTESIRSNMIHQLISDLQSFVSSVKSNNIDIFDNEIPTAMLLTGINVPDHAKLFQKIVVQLRTLTMHVAILWSKDSNNIKNIVSDTVFQLINKKEEDDMEIKRTQCNMRALKLWYTTHCNPLDPIIIIISDFESFSPGVLHDFILILSSYSDKIKFILFFGIATTLHVVHRSLSYDATSKLKIKVLHMQTQIKSLADILEGTIFSSDISFRLTGRAFQLLTDIFLFYDFSVDRFLQNYKLCMIQHFYGKNINSLCCRRKDIKSRLSSLTEEDIKDLKKLPSIVNYLQIQKESNKNEKELNDEKFKDLIGTLLMDFHKYITRFLTVLRCLHSLVSTLPKAQLGKQLREVYTKAVYSSNLTESQEYKECLQLLNFLSKEELLTKLESIEKILEDTKDPIMKKFQENLTTRIREIKDASLDIISDDTKEIVTANERLTRIQLKEKLLRMSQTHKRSPYKQAQIDIINYLDHEIFRVHLTNPSKVPTNEIFCYNDGNAVKQHIRGSVRGAIHMGLNDPQMYLQCDCCKLENEDAIPATLPDLSIIYKLHLESRKLINMYDWLQVMILSSARVYRLISHTFMVTHMAATSHSARPAHVYILRLTILIAILFRVDLVRVRGS
- the LOC124955345 gene encoding origin recognition complex subunit 3 isoform X6; translation: MHVAILWSKDSNNIKNIVSDTVFQLINKKEEDDMEIKRTQCNMRALKLWYTTHCNPLDPIIIIISDFESFSPGVLHDFILILSSYSDKIKFILFFGIATTLHVVHRSLSYDATSKLKIKTQLFLFQVLHMQTQIKSLADILEGTIFSSDISFRLTGRAFQLLTDIFLFYDFSVDRFLQNYKLCMIQHFYGKNINSLCCRRKDIKSRLSSLTEEDIKDLKKLPSIVNYLQIQKESNKNEKELNDEKFKDLIGTLLMDFHKYITRFLTVLRCLHSLVSTLPKAQLGKQLREVYTKAVYSSNLTESQEYKECLQLLNFLSKEELLTKLESIEKILEDTKDPIMKKFQENLTTRIREIKDASLDIISDDTKEIVTANERLTRIQLKEKLLRMSQTHKRSPYKQAQIDIINYLDHEIFRVHLTNPSKVPTNEIFCYNDGNAVKQHIRGSVRGAIHMGLNDPQMYLQCDCCKLENEDAIPATLPDLSIIYKLHLESRKLINMYDWLQVMILSSARVYRLISHTFMVTHMAATSHSARPAHVYILRLTILIAILFRVDLVRVRGS